Part of the Tribolium castaneum strain GA2 chromosome 4, icTriCast1.1, whole genome shotgun sequence genome is shown below.
ATGGATGGCAGACGTACACGTCTATTTTGTCCGTGGATGTTGTTCCTTGACGATTACCCCAATATTCAGACACGCCATGATTAATACATAACCGATATTTGAGATCTAATCCGGGAAAATTCTGGGTTTGTGTTACAGAAGTTCGAAAGTAGCACACGGTGAGagatgtgtaaaaaaatataaaagtttgGCTATTTTCGGGATGGATTCTAGCGCGAATTCCGTAAATAGCGATCGCGACAACTTCGGGAAATGTAATAAAGCGGACGCCATTCGCCgaagttaattaaatcaagCGATAAAAGGGATTTAGGAGGATTCTCGCCGTATTTATTAATCATGGATACATATTTGAATCCatataaaatgaaaatgacgcgaAATTTAAAACCGTACATTATTGACCCGAATAAATGATTGCGCaggaaaaaaattccaaagcCGTAAATTTTTAAGTGGTCTGAGTTGGAATTTAAGTAGGCGCTAATTACTTTATCTTTTGGAAGTGATGAAACTGGCGGAAAGTTTTGAATTGGTAATCGGTAATAATGGCCcattattgtcattattttaCAGCTCTGAGAGTTGGTTAGTGCTTTTAACGCCGGTTGGTAATTTTGATTCGGTTTCAGAAACGAAAAATTCTACACGTGCTGTGATGAGCCATATCTCGATATAACTTTCAATATAACGATGCGAAGAAAGACTTTGTTTTATACCGTAAACATCATCATCCCCTGCATGGGCATTTCGTTCCTCACCGTGCTGACCTTCTACCTTCCATCAGACAGCGGAGAGAAggtaataaacaatttcgtTGGTCTTGTTAAAAATCGTCCTCATTTTGCGCGACTTGTTTAAGTTTCAAAGTCTGACTCGCTATTTACTCgagttgtttaaataattcggTTCGTCGTGTCAACATACATCGGGAAGAAATAAGCATTTGAAGGAAGTTCTCGGCAAAACGTAATGCTCGTTAATGGCAGCCCCGAAATGACTTTTTCTCAATTTCCATTATCTCGCCGAATATGTCCGAGTTTCTTTTTAACTGTCATAAAACGAAAGGCACAAAAACATGACTGAATTACATTCCGGCAACGCTCCGGATTTCGCTGGTAATTGGTGAAATTAAAAGTTGGGAATCGCGTTACGTTTTTGAttctttgatttaatttacatttcgCGATTGCATTTTTGTCAGTAATCGGTGTTACGTGACTTTAAAATGCTGCCCAACTAGTGCTTAATAAATCATCCCCGACACGCGATCTATTATTCAGCATCATTAAGATTAATAATCTACAATTCTCAGGTAGCTGTAAGCAACACAATTGCGAAATATTTCATTCACGACcttgattttaatttgaaatatcgAACTTGTGCAAACACCATCAATTCACTTCATTCATAAAAGTTCCTCAAAGGCgctttttatattcaaattgTCATATTGCTCGCATCTATTCAACTTGTCAGAGAGAGACTCAAAAACGTCATTATTTCTTATCGGGATCAATAGTGCACAATATTGAGTTTGAATCCGCTTTTCACAAAAATCGCTCGGtcatttaattgaaatataCAAACCGAAAATGTGTTCATCTCGAGGCTTTGTTCTGTTCTCGAAATCGCTCTTTGCATTCTCGTCTGGTCTAATTACATTCTGTTATCTTACGGTGGCTGGATATTTCATCACATTTGCTGTAATTGACTTCAACAACTGGACGTGGAATGAACACGAACTACACTGCTCTGAATCGACTTGACCAATTTGTAACACTTTGCTTTACAGGTTACGCTGTCAATTTCGATTCTAATTAGTCTCCACGTGTTCTTTCTTCTCGTCGTTGAAATTATTCCGCCGACTTCACTCGTCGTCCCGCTTTTAGGAAAATATCTCATCTTTGCCATGATTCTTGTCTCCATCAGGTAAGTACTTCCTCAGTCGGGTCGATTCCCATTTTTTCATTCCAGCATATGTGTCACCGTCGTGGTCCTGAACGTCCATTTCCGGTCACCTCAGACCCACAAAATGTCTCCATGGGTCAAGCGAGTCTTTATCCACATTCTGCCGCGACTACTAGTCATGAAAAGACCCCAATACGTATTTGAAACAAATAGGTAACACCTCATGTTTGCACGCCACGGCCCTTTTTGCATGATGGTCAGACACGCGTGACTTAGATTAAAACATTACAGGTTGATTTTTGTTCGCCTGGCTTTATTTGTATGAGTGTGATGTGTCTTCAAATTTCATGATTCAGGTTTATGTCTAGTCGTTTCCTGATGCGAGGCCGGGAACCGTCGACATGTCTTTATCCTTATCACACAACGGTACAGAGAGATGACTGCAGCCCCAAGAGGAGATATCCAACCAGAACCCCATCCAAGGAAGATTTATCTCCTAGgtgaggctaaatttttgatcGAAAGTACAACAAACAGATCGATGACGCAATGATTAAACCAAAAGCTGAATTTCATCGAGTCCGACCTTCATCGAAGCGGCCGTATTAAAAGGCAATTTCTATTGTTAAGCCCATTATTATTCATCACTTCCACTTTGAAACGTGGATGGAATCCGGATACAGCGAGAAGtagttaaaattatgaaataagtTCATTGTAGCCGCCACTCTAAGACACGGACGTCTAATTAATATTCAAGATAACGCGAGTTTATGTTTGAATTATTGCCAGTAAATCGCACTCGACGTTAACAGAAGCCAGCCCACAACCACGAAGGCACGAATACGCCAATTGATTGCAAGACATACCTAGCGGAAATCTATTAGAAAAATCCGTAGTTCTTTTAATTATCGGCTCAATAGTATTTTTCCTTGTTTCAGAAACATgtgtgaaattaaaaaaatattgttgtcGGCATCGGTTATGAGTTgagttttcaaatattttacttatttaaagtAAAGAAactttttcggaaaaaaatttttactttgcataaaattaacattataaAAGAATCTACTTAACAATTAATAGAATAGCTGTTACTTGCGATAACAAGaatgttaaaatttacgcGGTATTGAAGAATGTAAATTTTGAGTGGTATTAATTGAGAATCTCTAAGGGGGTGAAATGGGGTGTGAAAATTCgaataaaaatctgtcatttttaaagaaatattaaagttatatccttgaaaattggtatttgggctttgtgttgaaaataaaagaaaacgtgtttaagggtttttgaaaaattaactcCTAAAATGGTTAAATGTggcgttaaaatttaaataaaaattcgtaattttaaaaattatatctatGCAAGTTTATACTTGGAACATTagtgaaagataaaaaatataaaattccaTCATTTTTGAACTTCCATTGAAATTGTCTTTTGAGGTTTCGGGAAAAAGGgggttaaatattaaaattactgaagtaataattatgaaaattgattcggtttaaaaaaaagagacGTGTAGTTCAAGATTTTTAGAACTTTTAGTACCAACTGggttaaatagaaaaattcgtcatgtttgaagttatattcaTAAGAATTTATATTTGGatttcagttaaaaataaagaaacatttGTTTTTAGGATTTGTGGTCAAATTAGGTGTCAAAATTTGTATGAAAGTCTATTATTTGTAACGATAATAtcaacgaaattttttttattatgatataTTGgagtttttggttaaaaaaaaacacgtgttttaggatttttgtaaattttattccgaagagagttaaatataaaaaaatgtttttatagttatATTTGTGTAAATTGATGTTTCAAAGGTTTTCGGAAATCTGATTGCAATGGAGCTAAGTAGGGgataaaaatgtgtacaaaagtctctgaattttttaattatacagggtCTTCGTTAACTTGAAACATTACTTTCAacatatgattaaaaaaaaagaaaataaactcATACATAAAGAGCAGAAATTACGATCTCTATTGGAATTCAAAGTTTGTACACTGTTCACAAATATTCCTCTATAAACGCCGTTGGAAATTCTATTAAGTATAAGTGAGAATTGTATCCAAATAACGcagaaaagttttaaatttaaaataaaaaaatattaaaaacaatggcaaaaataattgtacaaTAATTTTCAATACTTTCTTTGTTCAAAAATAGATGTTTATCAGCTTTGTAATTCTAATGTGCAACTTTGTACAAATGACTCGTTTGTTCGGTGTTCCTGcagtttaaagaaaattaaaacaactttaCCCAAGGAGAAAAAGATTTCTTTATTAATTCAACATTACAACAAGAAATTCCATTATCAGCTagatgaaataaaaacatttataatgaGTCTGAGTTATAATTTAGGCGGAGGAAGTCCCTTTGTCCGATAGTGTAGCTAggtctttaataaaattagctACGTCCTGGAAGGACCTTGTCGTTTCGACGCTTGTTTTGGTATACATTGGCGTCCTTGGGTGGTGTGTGGGCCGTCTGAACGCACTTTATCGATCGCGTCATTTTTCTGTTCGCAGCTTAGAAGACGGCGGCCCTTTCGGCGGCAGCTGTCAAATCCACGGTCCCGTGGCCATCCCGCACTCGGAATCGGAGGATCTCACCGTATCAGCGGAGGCCGATAATGGAATCAAGAGCCCAGTGCTGCGAAATCCGGGATTTTCGCATTCGCGTTGTCCTCCCGAAATTCACAAATCGTGCTTCTGCGTACGATTTATCGCAGAGCATACGAAGATGTTGGAGGACTCGACTAAGGTGCCACATTAGACTaaaagtgtttattttatcGTTATTTAGTGGCGCGCCGTTTCATTTTCTTATTACGTCATTTTTCTTGGGAGCGGTTCATGAGACGGAAACAGAGAGAGGATTTCTTATCGGAGATGGGACGGTGTCAGCGTTTCAGAAGTTCTCTGGTCCGGGTGATATTTCAGCCCGTTTGACACCAGCTACGACTACGAAAACAAACGCGCGACACTCGGGAAATATTCCACTACCGAAATGAAAACTCGAGACGAGTTCAATTGATTTACTCAATTAAGACAATGTTAATGTCGCGAAACGTCCGTCTATTATAAACCAATTTAAGGCACCCTCTAACTCTACAATTTCCGTCAAGTGTTTAAGTAGATTCCAAGTTGCAAACTTGCTTAAGCTCGTTCTTCGCGaacgcaaaaatttaataacacagTTCTGTGAGAAATACGCTCGCCTTTTTTGTGTAGGTGAAGGAAGACTGGAAGTACGTGGCGATGGTGCTGGACCGTTTGTTTCTGTGGATATTTACCTTGGCCGTGCTGGTGGGAACGGCCGGGATAATCCTTCAAGCTCCTACGTTATACGACGATCGCATCCCAATCGACAAAAAGTTCGAGGAGTATACCACCACTACGGTTGTTCGTTGCCCTCCTCCACAGTAGTTGCTCACGTTATTGCCTATATCAttccataaatatcgaatatCATCGTTGTTGTgtaaataaaactcatcaaaataattttataatgcaGTTGGAGCACAACGACGTTCTGTTTACTTGAGCGCATAGTTTTTGGGTAAACAGAAATTACGCAATGTGTGACTGTTAAAAATTCATCTCGTCCTACAAATTCGTCGACTGCAAAACGACAGGAAAAAAGCTTATGAATTTTGTATTCAATTGAAAGCTACCTGAATTGTAAATAAGCATcaataattatatattttacaCAGCTCGGTACGTTTTCTATTTATAAAAAGATTTTACGGAGACTATAGGTTggttttttgtatgtttttaaacacgtaGTGCCATTATCGAATTTAATTACGGTTCGgaagattttaaataaaatgatgtTTAAATAGCacacaattaaacaaaatgaaatgtATCTAAATAATAGACAAACGTAAAACTAGAcatttaaatgaataaataaatattagacTAGATAGAAGAAATTGAGTAAATATTTAGATCAATAGACTGCCTATTGACATAATGGGAACATAATTTGTACATATAATGTATGTTAGATTGGTCAGCCCTATCGTTAAATTGTGTTGTACCatagtttaaaattgttatacGTTGTTGCTTGGTTTTATAAATATCCATGCTTAATAAAGTATTTCGAACACAAGTGCTATCATTCCCACCTCCGTGTTCTCAAGATgatcaaaaacttgctttagcCATTCACCAACAGTTGGCTCTCCAGCTgccgttattgttattgtcgTATTGATTTTTCGTAGACAGAACTTTAGTTTGAATCTAATTTCACACCAGAGGATAAACCAATAAAACAATCACTCGCAATCatcgtcaaaatttttatttcaacaacCTAATACTGCTCTAACAACAAACTGttacacaaataaataattcctgTTTAGTGTCGCCGTTTTTGCTCCTAGTCCAAATTAACATGCGAATGGCATTCCGCCGTATAATTACCAGGAACGTGGGGTCTTGTAATTCGTATAAAGTCATCCAAAGGGCAGAGAACATCGCACCCTTCCAACTTTTGCACTTCAGGTTCACTTGTAACATCTCTCAAATACAGCACCTGCAACTCGCATTCGCACCGCTCTTTCTCCCTTCGAACCTCACCTTGACTCCGTTCTGGTGCAGTTCGACGATCACTGCTGCACTGTATTTCGGCACGTGAGGtttgaacaaatttaaagcagcTAAAATATTGATCAGGTTGTTTTCATGTCCGGAATACAGGAAGATTTTTTCGCGCAATAAATTCCGAGACTTGGCCGACATCTGCTTGATAATCTGGCCCAACATGCGGCCTGAAACCACACTCTCACACCTTGGAacatttttgtgaatttttaccCCCGTTTAAGCGCTTCAGAACCGTGTTGTAGTTCTCGTAATTGCATTGTTTGGCTGCCAT
Proteins encoded:
- the nAChRalpha4 gene encoding nicotinic acetylcholine receptor alpha4 subunit isoform X3; the encoded protein is MNRPASSNLVAGLMTASSADGNYEVTLMTKATVYYNGLVVWQPPAVYKSSCAIDVEFFPYDVQTCVLKLGSWTYDGFKVDLRHMDEKAGSNVVDVGVDLSEFYMSVEWDILEVPAVRNEKFYTCCDEPYLDITFNITMRRKTLFYTVNIIIPCMGISFLTVLTFYLPSDSGEKVTLSISILISLHVFFLLVVEIIPPTSLVVPLLGKYLIFAMILVSISICVTVVVLNVHFRSPQTHKMSPWVKRVFIHILPRLLVMKRPQYVFETNRFMSSRFLMRGREPSTCLYPYHTTVQRDDCSPKRRYPTRTPSKEDLSPSLEDGGPFGGSCQIHGPVAIPHSESEDLTVSAEADNGIKSPVLRNPGFSHSRCPPEIHKSCFCVRFIAEHTKMLEDSTKVKEDWKYVAMVLDRLFLWIFTLAVLVGTAGIILQAPTLYDDRIPIDKKFEEYTTTTVVRCPPPQ
- the nAChRalpha4 gene encoding nicotinic acetylcholine receptor alpha4 subunit isoform 2 precursor (isoform 2 precursor is encoded by transcript variant 2) — protein: MPPSAAETLRAWLLSALVVHGAVAGNPDAKRLYDDLLSNYNKLVRPVVNTSDVLRVCIKLKLSQLIDVNLKNQIMTTNLWVEQSWYDYKLRWEPKEYGGVHMLHVPSDHIWRPDIVLYNNADGNYEVTLMTKATVYYNGLVVWQPPAVYKSSCAIDVEFFPYDVQTCVLKLGSWTYDGFKVDLRHMDEKAGSNVVDVGVDLSEFYMSVEWDILEVPAVRNEKFYTCCDEPYLDITFNITMRRKTLFYTVNIIIPCMGISFLTVLTFYLPSDSGEKVTLSISILISLHVFFLLVVEIIPPTSLVVPLLGKYLIFAMILVSISICVTVVVLNVHFRSPQTHKMSPWVKRVFIHILPRLLVMKRPQYVFETNSRFLMRGREPSTCLYPYHTTVQRDDCSPKRRYPTRTPSKEDLSPSLEDGGPFGGSCQIHGPVAIPHSESEDLTVSAEADNGIKSPVLRNPGFSHSRCPPEIHKSCFCVRFIAEHTKMLEDSTKVKEDWKYVAMVLDRLFLWIFTLAVLVGTAGIILQAPTLYDDRIPIDKKFEEYTTTTVVRCPPPQ
- the nAChRalpha4 gene encoding nicotinic acetylcholine receptor alpha4 subunit isoform X1; amino-acid sequence: MPPSAAETLRAWLLSALVVHGAVAGNPDAKRLYDDLLSNYNKLVRPVVNTSDVLRVCIKLKLSQLIDVNLKNQIMTTNLWVEQSWYDYKLRWEPKEYGGVHMLHVPSDHIWRPDIVLYNNADGNFEVTLATKATIYHQGLVEWKPPAIYKSSCEIDVEYFPFDEQTCVLKFGSWTYDGFKVDLRHMDEKAGSNVVDVGVDLSEFYMSVEWDILEVPAVRNEKFYTCCDEPYLDITFNITMRRKTLFYTVNIIIPCMGISFLTVLTFYLPSDSGEKVTLSISILISLHVFFLLVVEIIPPTSLVVPLLGKYLIFAMILVSISICVTVVVLNVHFRSPQTHKMSPWVKRVFIHILPRLLVMKRPQYVFETNRFMSSRFLMRGREPSTCLYPYHTTVQRDDCSPKRRYPTRTPSKEDLSPSLEDGGPFGGSCQIHGPVAIPHSESEDLTVSAEADNGIKSPVLRNPGFSHSRCPPEIHKSCFCVRFIAEHTKMLEDSTKVKEDWKYVAMVLDRLFLWIFTLAVLVGTAGIILQAPTLYDDRIPIDKKFEEYTTTTVVRCPPPQ
- the nAChRalpha4 gene encoding nicotinic acetylcholine receptor alpha4 subunit isoform X2, whose protein sequence is MPPSAAETLRAWLLSALVVHGAVAGNPDAKRLYDDLLSNYNKLVRPVVNTSDVLRVCIKLKLSQLIDVNLKNQIMTTNLWVEQSWYDYKLRWEPKEYGGVHMLHVPSDHIWRPDIVLYNNADGNYEVTLMTKATVYYNGLVVWQPPAVYKSSCAIDVEFFPYDVQTCVLKLGSWTYDGFKVDLRHMDEKAGSNVVDVGVDLSEFYMSVEWDILEVPAVRNEKFYTCCDEPYLDITFNITMRRKTLFYTVNIIIPCMGISFLTVLTFYLPSDSGEKVTLSISILISLHVFFLLVVEIIPPTSLVVPLLGKYLIFAMILVSISICVTVVVLNVHFRSPQTHKMSPWVKRVFIHILPRLLVMKRPQYVFETNRFMSSRFLMRGREPSTCLYPYHTTVQRDDCSPKRRYPTRTPSKEDLSPSLEDGGPFGGSCQIHGPVAIPHSESEDLTVSAEADNGIKSPVLRNPGFSHSRCPPEIHKSCFCVRFIAEHTKMLEDSTKVKEDWKYVAMVLDRLFLWIFTLAVLVGTAGIILQAPTLYDDRIPIDKKFEEYTTTTVVRCPPPQ
- the nAChRalpha4 gene encoding nicotinic acetylcholine receptor alpha4 subunit isoform 1 precursor (isoform 1 precursor is encoded by transcript variant 1), encoding MPPSAAETLRAWLLSALVVHGAVAGNPDAKRLYDDLLSNYNKLVRPVVNTSDVLRVCIKLKLSQLIDVNLKNQIMTTNLWVEQSWYDYKLRWEPKEYGGVHMLHVPSDHIWRPDIVLYNNADGNFEVTLATKATIYHQGLVEWKPPAIYKSSCEIDVEYFPFDEQTCVLKFGSWTYDGFKVDLRHMDEKAGSNVVDVGVDLSEFYMSVEWDILEVPAVRNEKFYTCCDEPYLDITFNITMRRKTLFYTVNIIIPCMGISFLTVLTFYLPSDSGEKVTLSISILISLHVFFLLVVEIIPPTSLVVPLLGKYLIFAMILVSISICVTVVVLNVHFRSPQTHKMSPWVKRVFIHILPRLLVMKRPQYVFETNSRFLMRGREPSTCLYPYHTTVQRDDCSPKRRYPTRTPSKEDLSPSLEDGGPFGGSCQIHGPVAIPHSESEDLTVSAEADNGIKSPVLRNPGFSHSRCPPEIHKSCFCVRFIAEHTKMLEDSTKVKEDWKYVAMVLDRLFLWIFTLAVLVGTAGIILQAPTLYDDRIPIDKKFEEYTTTTVVRCPPPQ